In Chryseobacterium camelliae, one DNA window encodes the following:
- a CDS encoding GDSL-type esterase/lipase family protein, producing MKITRKSISFLFVLFLINGHAQEIENSDVLKPFTEKLKQNTVSTILFMGDSHIQADWLTSYLRKKFQDRYGNAGRGLVFPYNVANTNGAEDFESASNQAWETFRLVHEQKLFPEMGASGFVIGSKENPFLEITFKNPEDRFDRLFIYHDKNMDGQEFSVYTEQQPLKNFIIKKTEQLSHTAAEGETFHEMVSKYNNTTTRFRQLNGDKILNPVAGNVYKVERNYFDYNPDFEHYITLIRKQKFTGFKTEVDFAQPQNVFLMRTNLPGGIFYGFQFLKNTDRGVVFNTVGVNGATYGDFLKYPLQVQQLKTIAPDILIIALGTNEAFAPIEKEEFQNNIATLIQKFREAAPGLPVLLISPPDNMPKQNRVPEIISWLRESAAANKAAFFNLYTASGGKGSFRKAQLKKQASGDGVHYVKPGYENQAELIWKAFSKLFTGGRN from the coding sequence ATGAAAATTACCCGAAAAAGCATCAGCTTTCTTTTTGTATTGTTCTTAATCAACGGCCATGCGCAGGAAATTGAAAATAGTGATGTTCTGAAACCCTTTACGGAAAAACTGAAACAAAATACCGTTTCCACCATTCTGTTTATGGGAGATTCGCATATCCAGGCCGATTGGCTCACTTCCTATTTAAGAAAGAAATTCCAGGATCGTTATGGCAATGCGGGCCGGGGCCTTGTTTTTCCGTATAATGTGGCAAATACGAACGGTGCCGAAGATTTTGAGTCTGCAAGCAACCAAGCATGGGAAACATTCCGTCTGGTGCATGAGCAAAAGCTATTTCCTGAAATGGGAGCAAGCGGTTTTGTTATTGGCAGCAAAGAAAATCCTTTTCTGGAGATCACCTTCAAAAATCCTGAGGACCGTTTTGACAGGCTTTTTATTTATCACGATAAAAATATGGATGGGCAGGAATTCAGTGTCTATACTGAGCAGCAACCGCTGAAGAATTTCATCATCAAGAAAACGGAGCAGCTGAGCCATACGGCTGCAGAAGGGGAAACATTCCATGAAATGGTTTCTAAGTACAATAATACAACGACCAGGTTCAGGCAGCTTAATGGAGACAAAATCCTGAATCCGGTAGCAGGGAACGTATATAAAGTAGAAAGAAATTATTTCGATTACAATCCGGATTTTGAGCATTACATCACGCTCATCCGTAAACAGAAATTCACCGGGTTCAAAACCGAAGTGGATTTTGCACAGCCCCAGAATGTCTTTCTGATGCGCACTAATCTTCCCGGAGGTATATTTTACGGATTCCAGTTTTTAAAAAACACAGATAGAGGAGTCGTTTTCAATACAGTAGGCGTTAATGGAGCCACTTATGGCGATTTCCTTAAATATCCTTTACAGGTGCAGCAGCTGAAGACAATTGCTCCCGATATCCTTATCATTGCCCTGGGAACAAATGAAGCTTTTGCACCCATTGAAAAAGAGGAATTCCAGAATAATATTGCCACATTGATTCAAAAATTCAGGGAAGCAGCACCCGGCCTTCCGGTACTGCTCATTTCCCCTCCGGACAATATGCCGAAGCAGAACCGTGTTCCTGAAATCATTAGCTGGCTTAGGGAATCTGCAGCAGCGAACAAGGCCGCCTTCTTTAATCTGTACACCGCGAGTGGAGGAAAAGGATCTTTCAGGAAGGCACAACTGAAAAAGCAGGCAAGCGGAGATGGCGTACATTACGTAAAGCCCGGCTATGAAAACCAGGCTGAACTGATCTGGAAAGCCTTTTCCAAACTGTTTACCGGGGGCAGGAACTAG
- a CDS encoding B12-binding domain-containing radical SAM protein → MKDLLLITPPFTQLNTPYPATAYIKGFLNTKGVSCYQADLGIEVILSLFSKNGLADIFDVPIALHEVSDNSQRIFTLKDEYLKTIDQVILFLQGKNPTLARQVCSMNFLPEASRFNQLDDMEFAFGNMGLQDKAKHLATLYLEDISDYIVENIDADFGFSRYAERLGKSAYSFDELYAKLNGNTTFIDEITLQILKDKMDTVQPKLVCFSVPFPGNLYSAFRCAQWIKEYFPHVKTAMGGGFPNTELREIKDTRVFGFFDFITLDDGELPLELLHQSLQGQENPEFKRTFLIENGQVTYKNNSPRHDYRQADIGTPDYSDLLLDRYVSVIEIANPMHSLWSDGRWNKLTMAHGCYWGKCTFCDISLDYIKIYEPISAKILVDRMEELILTTGETGFHFVDEAAPPALMREVALEILRRNLVVTWWTNIRFEKSFTRDLCFLLKISGCVAVSGGLEVAGDRLLKLIDKGVSVAQVADVTRNFTEAGIMVHAYLMYGYPTQTVQETVDSLEMVRQLFEMGIVQSGFWHQFAMTAHSPVGLNPEAFGVIPVRQDIQFAHNDVDFKDRTGIDHNRFSFGLKKSLFNYMHGINFELPLQDWFDFKIPPTTIHPDYIHDCLLENDDFKFRPNSKIIFLAKNVIAENRVKIKKKYSGAYTLLTFHLKTNIVKAEMEQDHAEWLMGILKEHTVENPKKLMLQQLKTYFEEQFENFELFWFSKPMQQLKENGVILCL, encoded by the coding sequence TTGAAAGATCTGCTCCTGATTACTCCCCCTTTTACCCAGCTGAATACTCCCTATCCGGCTACTGCTTATATCAAAGGTTTCCTGAATACAAAAGGTGTTTCATGTTATCAGGCTGATCTCGGAATTGAAGTAATCCTGTCCTTGTTTTCAAAAAACGGGCTTGCAGATATTTTTGATGTTCCCATTGCTCTCCACGAAGTCTCAGACAATTCACAGAGAATTTTCACCTTAAAAGATGAATATCTAAAGACCATCGATCAGGTCATCTTATTTCTTCAGGGAAAAAACCCAACCCTGGCACGTCAGGTCTGCAGTATGAACTTTCTTCCGGAAGCATCCCGTTTCAACCAGCTGGATGATATGGAATTTGCTTTCGGGAACATGGGATTGCAGGATAAGGCCAAACACCTGGCAACGTTGTACTTGGAGGACATTTCAGATTATATTGTTGAAAATATAGATGCTGATTTCGGGTTCAGCAGATATGCGGAACGACTGGGTAAAAGTGCTTATTCTTTTGATGAATTATATGCAAAACTCAACGGAAATACCACTTTTATTGATGAGATCACGCTGCAAATCCTTAAAGATAAGATGGATACGGTACAACCAAAGCTGGTTTGTTTTTCTGTTCCTTTCCCCGGAAATCTTTATTCCGCATTCAGATGTGCACAGTGGATCAAAGAATATTTTCCTCATGTAAAAACTGCCATGGGAGGCGGGTTTCCGAATACGGAGCTTAGGGAAATCAAAGATACCAGGGTTTTCGGGTTTTTCGATTTCATAACCCTTGATGATGGTGAACTTCCTCTTGAACTTTTGCATCAAAGCCTTCAGGGACAGGAAAATCCGGAATTCAAAAGAACTTTCCTGATAGAAAATGGTCAGGTAACTTATAAAAATAATTCTCCAAGGCATGATTACCGTCAGGCCGACATCGGTACTCCCGATTATTCGGATTTATTGCTGGACCGGTATGTGTCCGTAATTGAGATTGCCAATCCTATGCACAGCCTTTGGAGCGACGGGCGATGGAATAAATTAACCATGGCTCATGGATGCTATTGGGGAAAATGCACGTTCTGCGACATATCCCTGGATTACATCAAGATCTATGAACCAATTTCGGCAAAGATCCTTGTAGACCGGATGGAAGAGTTGATCCTGACGACCGGGGAAACAGGATTCCATTTTGTTGATGAAGCCGCACCACCCGCACTGATGCGTGAAGTAGCCCTTGAAATCCTGAGAAGGAACCTTGTAGTTACCTGGTGGACGAACATCCGTTTTGAAAAAAGCTTTACCCGCGATCTCTGTTTTCTTTTGAAGATATCCGGATGCGTTGCCGTTTCCGGCGGACTGGAAGTAGCCGGTGACCGCCTGTTGAAATTAATCGATAAAGGGGTTTCCGTAGCCCAGGTGGCCGATGTAACACGGAATTTTACCGAGGCCGGAATTATGGTCCATGCGTATCTCATGTATGGCTACCCTACCCAAACGGTCCAGGAAACGGTTGATTCCCTAGAGATGGTACGACAGCTTTTTGAAATGGGTATTGTACAGAGTGGCTTTTGGCATCAGTTTGCGATGACTGCCCATTCCCCTGTCGGACTGAACCCGGAAGCCTTCGGTGTCATTCCGGTTCGGCAGGATATTCAGTTCGCACACAATGATGTGGATTTTAAAGACCGGACAGGTATTGACCACAACCGTTTCAGCTTCGGACTGAAAAAATCCCTGTTCAATTATATGCATGGAATTAATTTTGAATTGCCGCTTCAGGACTGGTTTGATTTTAAAATTCCGCCTACCACCATACATCCGGATTACATCCATGACTGTTTACTGGAAAATGATGATTTCAAATTCAGACCTAACTCAAAAATCATCTTTTTAGCCAAAAACGTAATCGCTGAGAATCGCGTAAAAATAAAAAAGAAATACTCTGGTGCGTATACACTGCTTACATTCCACTTAAAAACCAATATTGTGAAGGCGGAAATGGAACAGGACCATGCGGAATGGCTGATGGGAATTCTAAAAGAGCATACGGTAGAAAATCCTAAAAAGCTTATGCTTCAGCAACTTAAAACTTATTTTGAAGAACAGTTTGAAAATTTCGAGCTGTTCTGGTTCTCAAAACCGATGCAGCAATTAAAGGAAAACGGAGTGATTCTGTGTCTGTAA
- a CDS encoding FoF1 ATP synthase subunit delta/epsilon gives MNIKILTPEYVVFEGEVDSVLLPGKHGEFHIMKNHAGIVSSLVGGKVKLYAKAINEAYAKNFTKENEKDSVFSYPIISGVVEFNHNKGIILCE, from the coding sequence ATGAATATAAAAATTTTAACACCAGAATACGTAGTTTTTGAAGGAGAAGTAGATTCTGTACTGCTGCCGGGTAAGCACGGTGAATTTCACATCATGAAAAACCACGCAGGCATCGTTTCTTCTTTAGTGGGAGGCAAAGTAAAATTGTATGCGAAAGCCATCAATGAAGCTTATGCTAAAAACTTCACCAAAGAAAATGAAAAAGACTCTGTTTTTTCTTATCCTATTATCAGTGGTGTTGTAGAATTTAATCATAACAAAGGGATTATCCTTTGCGAATAA
- the atpD gene encoding F0F1 ATP synthase subunit beta has product MANQIKGKISQIIGPVIDVVFTDVEAVPSIYDALEITKENGEKVVLEVEQHIGEDTVRCIAMDATDGLKRGQDVIGYGNPITMPIGEAVNGRLFNVVGDAIDGMPNISKEGGLPIHREAPKFDQLSTSAEVLFTGIKVIDLVEPYAKGGKIGLFGGAGVGKTVLIQELINNIAKGHGGLSVFAGVGERTREGNDLLREMLESGIIKYGEDFMHSMENGGWDLSKVDTEAMKDSKAAFVFGQMNEPPGARARVALSGLTLAEYYRDGGESGQGRDVLFFVDNIFRFTQAGSEVSALLGRMPSAVGYQPTLASEMGAMQERITSTKNGSITSVQAVYVPADDLTDPAPATTFAHLDATTVLDRKIASLGIYPAVDPLASTSRILAPEIIGEEHYNCAQRVKEILQRYKALQDIIAILGMEELSEEDKAVVYRARKVQRFLSQPFHVAEQFTGIPGSLVDIKDTIKGFNMIIDGELDHLPEAAFNLKGTIEEAIEAGQKMLAENA; this is encoded by the coding sequence ATGGCAAACCAAATTAAAGGAAAAATTTCTCAAATTATTGGTCCGGTAATCGACGTAGTCTTTACTGATGTGGAAGCTGTTCCAAGTATTTATGACGCGTTAGAAATTACCAAAGAAAACGGTGAAAAAGTAGTTTTAGAGGTAGAGCAGCATATTGGAGAAGATACAGTAAGATGTATTGCAATGGACGCGACTGATGGTCTCAAAAGAGGTCAGGATGTAATCGGATACGGAAATCCTATTACCATGCCTATCGGTGAGGCTGTAAACGGAAGACTTTTCAACGTAGTAGGTGATGCTATCGACGGAATGCCTAATATTTCCAAAGAAGGAGGTTTACCAATTCACAGAGAAGCTCCTAAATTTGATCAGCTTTCAACTTCTGCAGAAGTTTTATTTACGGGTATTAAAGTAATCGACCTTGTTGAGCCTTATGCAAAAGGAGGTAAAATTGGTTTGTTCGGTGGTGCCGGTGTAGGTAAAACTGTATTGATCCAGGAGTTGATTAACAATATTGCTAAAGGACACGGAGGTCTTTCGGTTTTCGCCGGTGTAGGGGAAAGAACGAGAGAAGGAAATGACCTTTTGAGAGAGATGCTTGAATCAGGAATCATAAAGTATGGTGAAGATTTTATGCACTCTATGGAAAACGGAGGATGGGATCTTTCTAAAGTGGATACAGAAGCCATGAAAGATTCTAAAGCAGCTTTCGTTTTCGGACAGATGAACGAGCCGCCAGGTGCAAGAGCGAGAGTAGCCCTTTCAGGTCTTACATTGGCTGAATACTATAGAGACGGTGGAGAAAGCGGACAGGGAAGAGACGTATTGTTCTTCGTAGATAATATCTTCCGTTTCACACAGGCAGGTTCTGAGGTATCTGCACTTTTAGGACGTATGCCTTCTGCGGTAGGTTACCAGCCGACACTTGCTTCTGAGATGGGAGCAATGCAGGAAAGGATTACTTCCACTAAAAACGGATCTATTACTTCCGTACAGGCAGTATATGTACCTGCGGATGACTTAACTGACCCGGCTCCTGCAACAACGTTTGCCCACTTGGATGCAACTACGGTACTGGACAGAAAGATCGCTTCATTAGGTATCTATCCTGCGGTTGATCCTTTGGCTTCCACTTCAAGAATCCTTGCTCCGGAAATCATCGGTGAAGAGCACTACAACTGTGCACAGAGAGTAAAAGAAATCCTTCAGAGATACAAAGCACTTCAGGATATCATTGCTATCTTAGGTATGGAAGAACTTTCCGAAGAAGATAAGGCAGTAGTATACCGTGCAAGAAAAGTTCAGAGATTCTTATCTCAGCCTTTTCACGTTGCAGAACAGTTTACAGGTATCCCGGGATCACTGGTAGACATCAAAGATACCATCAAAGGTTTCAACATGATTATCGACGGGGAACTGGATCACTTGCCGGAAGCAGCTTTCAACCTTAAAGGAACCATTGAAGAAGCTATTGAAGCCGGACAAAAAATGCTAGCTGAAAACGCTTAA
- a CDS encoding bifunctional riboflavin kinase/FAD synthetase: MNVYKNFTEYTSHKPLALSLGMFDGVHIGHKSIIDELTKTGQEKNLETAILTFWPHPRFVFNPDEDLKLLNTLEEKTGLMERYGIQNLFLKEFDAEFRNLTGEEFVRKILIDILNVKYLIIGYDHSFGKNKSGNFELLQKLSGELDFEVEQMEAINIHENNISSTKIRKALLTGNIKEANEMLGYSYSVSGTVVHGKKIGRTIGYPTANIETDSIKLLPKKGAYIVEVFVHGKQYKGMLSVGTNPTVNGEKLTVEVYILDFEGDIYGKDITVKFRDFLHDEIKFEGMDKLIERLDEDKRLTKTFPF, from the coding sequence TTGAACGTTTATAAAAATTTCACCGAATACACTTCACACAAGCCTCTGGCCCTGTCTTTAGGGATGTTTGACGGTGTGCACATCGGGCATAAAAGCATCATTGATGAACTGACCAAGACCGGACAGGAGAAAAATCTGGAGACCGCCATTCTAACTTTCTGGCCCCATCCGAGATTTGTCTTCAATCCTGATGAAGACCTGAAGCTCCTGAATACGCTGGAAGAAAAGACCGGCCTGATGGAAAGATACGGTATCCAAAATCTTTTCCTGAAAGAATTTGACGCTGAATTCCGAAACCTGACCGGGGAAGAATTCGTAAGGAAAATCTTAATTGATATTCTGAATGTGAAATACCTGATCATCGGCTACGATCATTCTTTCGGTAAAAATAAAAGCGGGAATTTTGAACTGCTCCAGAAGCTGTCCGGGGAACTGGATTTTGAAGTGGAACAGATGGAAGCGATCAATATTCACGAAAATAACATCAGCTCCACCAAAATCCGCAAAGCACTTTTAACGGGAAACATTAAGGAAGCCAATGAAATGCTGGGATATTCCTATTCTGTTTCAGGAACCGTTGTTCACGGGAAAAAGATCGGAAGGACCATAGGTTACCCTACCGCTAATATTGAAACAGATTCCATTAAGCTTCTGCCTAAAAAAGGAGCTTATATTGTTGAAGTTTTTGTACACGGCAAGCAATACAAAGGGATGCTGAGCGTTGGAACCAATCCTACGGTAAATGGAGAAAAACTCACTGTAGAAGTTTATATCCTTGATTTTGAAGGAGACATTTACGGGAAAGACATCACGGTGAAATTCCGGGATTTCCTCCATGACGAAATCAAGTTTGAAGGCATGGACAAACTGATTGAAAGACTGGATGAAGACAAAAGGCTGACAAAAACTTTTCCTTTTTAA